One genomic segment of Natrialbaceae archaeon AArc-T1-2 includes these proteins:
- a CDS encoding MFS transporter: MTDSSSSRSVVLAVVASTFFVGFGGGVVFPILPNLEAALGISAVMVGLILSANRFVRLVSNAPAGALVDRVGTRTPFVAGLAIEGVATFGYVIALHSGAPEAWFLLARVLWGVGSALVFATAYTITADVSEADSRGASMGIVRAGITFGFPAGLVLGGVVSDLYGNSEAFVLAAAFAAFASVIAYLIVPETHVENPKGSVKPWDVETTVPALTVGLVNFGLYFAYIGVLFSTLVLLLGAREVAVFGLDAQGTSGMLMAVTVLAGATFTIGGGVLSDTVGARVPVLIVFLLTTCVGFAVLAFASSLEVLVLACLLIGAGQGGVGGPLTALLADLTPDERMGRAVGTNNVLGDVGGGLGPLVSLPLVRTVGFEAVYAASAIVPALAGVILLAGIYRHTGRINPTVAESADPS; the protein is encoded by the coding sequence GTGACCGACTCGAGTAGCTCCCGTAGCGTCGTTCTCGCCGTCGTCGCGAGCACGTTCTTCGTCGGCTTCGGCGGCGGTGTGGTGTTTCCGATTCTGCCGAACCTCGAGGCGGCACTCGGCATCTCGGCGGTTATGGTCGGGCTCATCTTGAGCGCGAACCGGTTCGTCCGACTGGTGAGCAACGCGCCGGCGGGAGCACTCGTCGACCGCGTCGGGACGCGAACGCCGTTCGTCGCCGGACTCGCGATCGAGGGCGTCGCGACCTTTGGCTACGTAATTGCGCTTCACTCCGGCGCGCCGGAAGCGTGGTTTCTCCTCGCGCGGGTTCTCTGGGGAGTGGGTAGCGCGCTCGTATTCGCGACCGCGTACACGATCACGGCAGACGTCAGCGAGGCCGACTCGCGGGGGGCGAGCATGGGCATCGTCCGGGCCGGCATCACCTTCGGCTTCCCGGCTGGGCTCGTCCTCGGAGGTGTCGTCAGCGACCTCTACGGCAACTCAGAGGCGTTCGTGCTGGCCGCCGCCTTCGCCGCGTTCGCGAGCGTCATCGCCTACCTGATCGTTCCGGAGACACACGTCGAGAACCCGAAGGGCTCGGTCAAACCCTGGGACGTCGAGACGACCGTCCCCGCACTCACCGTTGGCCTCGTCAACTTCGGGCTCTACTTCGCGTACATCGGCGTGTTGTTCTCGACGCTCGTCCTCCTGCTCGGAGCCCGCGAGGTCGCCGTCTTCGGGCTCGACGCCCAGGGTACCTCCGGTATGTTGATGGCCGTAACCGTGCTCGCAGGCGCGACGTTTACGATCGGCGGCGGCGTCTTGAGCGATACGGTCGGCGCGCGCGTTCCGGTGTTGATCGTCTTCCTCCTGACGACGTGTGTCGGCTTCGCCGTCCTCGCGTTCGCCTCCTCGCTCGAGGTGCTCGTGCTCGCCTGTCTCCTGATCGGCGCAGGCCAGGGCGGCGTCGGCGGTCCGCTCACCGCCTTGCTCGCCGATCTCACGCCCGACGAGCGGATGGGCCGCGCCGTGGGGACGAACAACGTCCTGGGTGACGTCGGCGGCGGGCTCGGGCCGCTCGTCTCGCTGCCGCTCGTCAGAACCGTCGGCTTCGAGGCCGTCTACGCCGCGAGTGCGATCGTTCCGGCGCTCGCCGGCGTGATCCTCCTCGCCGGCATCTACCGTCACACGGGACGGATCAACCCGACGGTTGCGGAGTCGGCCGATCCCTCGTAA
- a CDS encoding DUF7563 family protein: MMRLEVDRDPRCCRCCGSHVTPEFRRSQRDDNDVAHRCPECDTLERIAKGSAAGLSVTHPDPLEEYPRTFARGGH, from the coding sequence ATGATGCGCCTCGAGGTCGATCGTGACCCGCGGTGCTGTCGCTGCTGTGGCTCGCACGTCACGCCCGAGTTCCGGCGGTCGCAGAGAGACGATAACGACGTCGCCCACCGCTGTCCCGAGTGCGATACGCTCGAGCGAATTGCGAAGGGAAGTGCCGCCGGTCTATCGGTTACCCATCCCGACCCACTCGAGGAGTACCCTCGAACGTTCGCGCGCGGCGGTCACTGA